One part of the Dyadobacter sp. 676 genome encodes these proteins:
- a CDS encoding helix-turn-helix domain-containing protein, whose amino-acid sequence MEGMRGTEWAKGGLSPDQLVTLSDLRDVRDELLAEIRKVRAIPIDKPGKKWLKSSEVRKLLNLSTGKLLALRANRQLAFVRLGGVIYYDRDDIEAMIQKAKIPILTGKA is encoded by the coding sequence ATGGAAGGGATGAGGGGGACAGAATGGGCCAAAGGCGGCCTTTCGCCAGATCAATTAGTGACGCTTTCTGACCTGAGAGATGTCAGGGATGAGCTATTAGCAGAAATCAGAAAAGTCAGAGCGATTCCGATTGACAAGCCTGGGAAGAAATGGCTGAAATCGTCCGAGGTTAGAAAGCTGCTAAACCTTTCCACGGGCAAGTTGTTAGCCCTTAGGGCTAATCGTCAGCTTGCATTTGTTAGATTGGGCGGGGTAATTTACTACGACCGGGACGATATTGAAGCGATGATCCAAAAAGCTAAAATCCCGATCTTGACCGGAAAAGCATGA
- a CDS encoding HEPN domain-containing protein, translating into MEPVISASNESPLSNAQKLADAHQIIVDVFHESDLDHMRTELWYLLKAVTTDQPFSFQGDPSAVLYLGRQLSSIIKASKLMLEVAREQNEVFPTGSFPAFSPERIAADRQYLRDIGALNEQYGGAIRRLTFAEAERPILAIKRVFDSYDYDDWQRILEDWIEYGLGRVSICEATGECVEVVQYELLETLLEAIYLVHSQGERNLSSVHTAAWSAASRAITELLKSALQPELLFEIRHSAVLSAAEQTPYRDLLIVLPDNNHKPFKELEPIIEVITAGEDKICCTIRKMADLRHCLESGHIYFSLVCTAENLVYQKKGTAIPKIAPEKLTELIAKSRQDFFAGMSKARNFFHGACCYEETREYALSMFMLQQTVEITYRSMVISLLGNEKRTHSIRLLKNFNHRVAPQLNEIFPGGSPEEERLIQLLEDAYLEARYNFHYELDKEDLDVVFSRVSHLLELAESAFEERINAIVKTSA; encoded by the coding sequence ATGGAGCCAGTTATTTCAGCATCGAACGAAAGTCCGCTTAGCAATGCGCAGAAGCTTGCGGACGCCCATCAGATAATTGTCGACGTTTTTCACGAATCCGATCTGGATCATATGCGCACAGAGCTGTGGTATTTGTTAAAAGCTGTTACCACTGATCAACCATTTTCATTTCAGGGCGACCCCTCCGCAGTCCTGTACCTTGGAAGGCAATTAAGTAGCATAATCAAGGCGAGCAAGCTCATGCTTGAAGTAGCGCGCGAGCAGAATGAAGTTTTTCCCACCGGTAGCTTCCCTGCGTTCAGTCCGGAGCGAATTGCGGCAGATCGTCAATACCTTAGGGACATAGGGGCTCTAAACGAACAGTACGGCGGGGCGATCCGCAGGTTAACGTTCGCGGAAGCCGAGCGGCCGATCCTGGCGATAAAGCGTGTTTTCGACAGTTACGACTATGACGACTGGCAGCGGATATTAGAGGACTGGATAGAATATGGGTTAGGAAGGGTCAGTATATGCGAAGCAACCGGGGAATGCGTAGAGGTTGTTCAGTATGAACTATTAGAAACACTTTTGGAAGCGATTTATCTTGTGCACTCACAAGGCGAGCGGAATTTATCCTCGGTCCATACTGCTGCATGGTCTGCCGCGAGCCGGGCGATAACCGAATTGCTGAAATCGGCACTTCAGCCAGAACTGCTATTCGAGATACGACATTCTGCTGTCTTGTCAGCGGCAGAGCAAACACCATACCGGGATCTGTTGATAGTGCTGCCAGACAACAATCATAAGCCTTTTAAAGAGCTGGAGCCCATTATTGAGGTGATCACCGCGGGTGAAGATAAAATCTGCTGCACCATCCGAAAGATGGCCGACTTGCGTCACTGCCTTGAAAGCGGGCATATCTATTTTTCGCTGGTGTGCACGGCAGAAAACCTGGTTTATCAGAAAAAGGGCACCGCCATACCCAAAATTGCGCCAGAAAAGCTAACCGAATTGATAGCGAAGTCCAGGCAAGACTTTTTCGCAGGCATGTCCAAAGCGAGGAATTTTTTTCACGGCGCCTGCTGCTACGAAGAGACAAGGGAATATGCGCTATCAATGTTTATGCTTCAGCAGACCGTGGAAATTACATACCGCAGTATGGTAATCTCACTGCTGGGCAATGAAAAGCGTACCCATTCGATCCGGTTGCTTAAAAACTTCAACCACCGGGTCGCGCCCCAGTTGAATGAGATCTTCCCTGGCGGTTCCCCGGAGGAAGAACGGCTCATACAACTTTTGGAAGATGCCTATCTGGAAGCCAGGTACAACTTTCATTACGAGCTTGACAAAGAAGATCTGGATGTGGTTTTCTCGCGTGTGTCCCATTTGCTGGAATTAGCAGAATCTGCGTTTGAAGAGAGAATAAATGCGATTGTCAAGACATCCGCATAG
- a CDS encoding helix-turn-helix transcriptional regulator, protein MSTATKTNHIGYKIGRIRELRGLKQEFVAHELKVSQQTVSKIEQSETVDEELLEQIGKILGVSAEGIKNFSEEAVFNIIANTFNNTSNDNSTLIASALNYQPTFNTIEKIVELYERLLQSEREKIELLKNK, encoded by the coding sequence ATGAGCACAGCAACAAAAACTAATCATATTGGTTACAAGATCGGTCGCATTCGCGAACTGCGCGGTCTTAAGCAAGAGTTTGTCGCACATGAACTGAAGGTTAGCCAGCAAACCGTGTCAAAAATTGAGCAGAGTGAGACAGTTGATGAGGAGTTACTCGAGCAGATCGGTAAGATTCTCGGCGTTTCAGCGGAAGGAATTAAGAACTTCAGCGAAGAAGCTGTGTTTAATATTATTGCCAATACTTTTAATAATACCAGTAACGACAACTCAACACTCATCGCCAGCGCGCTAAACTATCAGCCGACTTTCAACACTATCGAGAAAATCGTTGAACTATATGAGCGGCTACTTCAAAGCGAACGTGAGAAAATCGAGCTATTAAAGAATAAATAA
- a CDS encoding PepSY-associated TM helix domain-containing protein: MKLKGLPPRLYNITFSTHTVSGIVISFALYVIFFAGAFTLFKDEFYQWENPLARQKLATPVDYDQVLLKLKTEEPRFDLSEDISIVSESEEMPLVKVYGHLIVQKGEPEEHYYTTYSPATGKFSQEETTTIGETLYRLHFFDQIPILGRYLAGFVALFFAFAVVTGVMIHWQNIFTRLHGFSLKGSLKNLWTSSHTVFGLLGLPFQLMYAITGAYYMLSLLVLLPVVVAFYGGDQEKALKAIVSDRYMEVNAKSPVTDQKVKMTDLLSQFRKQNPELDLKYIQVKRYDRQDGILSASMENRMVFAGNGSITARLRDGKVISDLLPGKRTYAQSVLSGIGRLHFATFGGLALKTMFFLMAIFTCLVIISGVLLWKEARNNKNYTDSQKRFHHRVTMCYLAICLALFPAVAVLFSAELWLPNVENHVFLVRTVFFVSWLVLGIAGLLLKTESRQTWFYLLTGGILSLLVPVTNGIVTGDWIFKTWASGNYNVAMTDSFWLLAGILSLAVTFVIKPQKEVKRSKHPRTVSVA, encoded by the coding sequence ATGAAACTGAAAGGTCTTCCTCCCCGGCTTTACAACATTACATTCAGCACCCACACGGTTTCCGGGATCGTGATCAGTTTTGCCTTGTATGTGATCTTTTTTGCTGGTGCATTCACGCTTTTCAAGGACGAGTTTTATCAGTGGGAAAACCCACTGGCCCGCCAGAAGCTGGCAACCCCGGTTGATTATGACCAGGTTTTGCTAAAACTCAAAACAGAAGAGCCGAGGTTTGATTTGTCGGAAGACATTTCAATCGTGTCCGAGTCAGAAGAAATGCCGCTGGTGAAGGTATACGGGCATTTGATCGTGCAAAAAGGCGAGCCCGAAGAACATTATTACACTACTTATTCTCCCGCGACTGGAAAATTCAGCCAGGAGGAAACGACGACGATCGGCGAGACGCTATACCGCCTCCATTTCTTTGACCAGATCCCAATCCTGGGCAGGTATCTGGCTGGTTTTGTGGCGCTTTTCTTTGCATTTGCCGTGGTCACGGGCGTCATGATTCACTGGCAGAATATCTTCACCAGGCTCCACGGGTTTTCACTGAAAGGATCTTTAAAAAATCTCTGGACGAGCTCTCACACGGTATTCGGCCTGCTTGGGCTGCCGTTTCAGCTGATGTACGCGATCACCGGGGCCTACTATATGCTGTCGCTCCTGGTGCTGCTGCCGGTCGTGGTCGCTTTTTACGGCGGAGACCAGGAAAAAGCGCTGAAAGCCATTGTTTCCGACAGGTATATGGAGGTCAACGCAAAGTCGCCGGTGACAGATCAGAAAGTTAAAATGACGGATTTGCTCAGCCAATTTAGAAAGCAAAATCCCGAGCTGGATCTAAAATATATTCAGGTCAAACGCTACGACCGGCAGGACGGTATACTTTCGGCTTCGATGGAAAACCGCATGGTTTTCGCAGGCAATGGCTCGATTACAGCGCGACTACGTGATGGTAAAGTAATCTCCGATCTTTTGCCTGGGAAAAGGACGTATGCGCAATCCGTTCTATCTGGGATCGGGAGGCTGCATTTCGCCACATTCGGCGGACTAGCGCTAAAAACCATGTTTTTCCTGATGGCGATTTTCACTTGTTTGGTCATCATCAGCGGCGTGCTGCTCTGGAAAGAAGCGCGGAACAACAAAAATTACACCGACAGCCAGAAACGATTCCACCACCGGGTAACCATGTGCTACCTGGCCATTTGCCTTGCGCTTTTTCCGGCTGTCGCCGTTTTGTTCAGCGCGGAATTATGGCTACCTAATGTCGAAAACCATGTTTTTCTCGTGCGGACCGTGTTTTTCGTTTCCTGGTTGGTGTTGGGCATCGCTGGTTTGCTGTTGAAAACCGAGTCCCGCCAGACCTGGTTTTACCTGTTGACGGGCGGAATCTTGTCGCTGTTGGTGCCGGTCACCAACGGGATTGTCACAGGAGACTGGATTTTCAAAACCTGGGCGAGTGGCAATTACAATGTAGCCATGACGGACTCTTTCTGGCTGCTCGCCGGCATTTTATCACTGGCCGTCACATTCGTGATAAAACCGCAAAAGGAAGTCAAGAGGAGCAAACACCCCAGAACTGTTTCAGTCGCCTAA
- a CDS encoding TonB-dependent receptor → MRSILLLIIILTTAGSSFGQVYVLSGKVVTGDGEVLPFVSVSLKNTKYVTTSEADGTFRISHVPAGDYKLAVSHVGFRNFEKDIHIGSRNLTVDIVLTSDTKELEEVLVKTEKQTRVQETKPITIASVEIKNVVSQNLLITDVIDRLSGVRIRRSSSLGEPSDISINGLRGNAVRLYIDGLPMEFIYPNFDISTLPIGNLKRIDVYKGVLPVDVGTDALGGGINLVTEQKSYNSLRASYNVGSYNTHLGDFTLGLANKNNYFLNVTSAVNYSDNSYGMDAPIFENGNKIAHVKRFHDQYKIFFGGVTVGTHSKAWTDELKLSVNVSGGSKQLQNGARVSSTAFGEVNYKAENLTALLSYQKSFWKERAVFSTAANYSSQTLNYVDTTKNVYSWSGKIIGRKQNAGEYYEANTDTYIHGWINRTSLTFKLGPNHRLLFSNLYAKQKLTGVDNLEEDPAGDYLRIPQYLTKNVAGAQYEGVFWNKLNFSAALKRFDYILDGAENNTFELIKKKGGMWGYNAALKYDISEGVFARASFEKGYLVPLFAQFVGNGADIVRNTDLLLESSDNLNLGVAFTRTLSSHFDLSSIINGFYRKQHDIIFIGNGVIKRYDNADAVRTLGVEGDVALTFRKAFSLKTNVTFLRKTFTKMKLAESQFLLGTAFPNNPNFYGNSELSWQKGNLLKTSDRFRAYLFYNYIAPFNHITVGKGNSIENTPEAYVPVQHRLDAGFSYKFPQNRLTASLNVINVFNAKLFDNYLVPRAGTNFNVKLIYEISNF, encoded by the coding sequence ATGAGATCAATTTTACTTTTGATTATAATACTGACAACTGCCGGAAGTTCTTTCGGTCAGGTGTATGTCCTCTCCGGCAAAGTGGTAACCGGTGACGGGGAAGTTTTGCCGTTTGTTTCTGTTTCTTTAAAAAATACAAAATACGTTACTACCTCAGAGGCGGACGGTACTTTCAGGATTTCGCATGTTCCCGCGGGTGACTACAAGCTGGCAGTCAGTCATGTCGGTTTCAGGAATTTCGAAAAGGACATTCACATCGGCAGCCGCAATCTGACGGTAGACATTGTTTTGACCAGCGATACCAAAGAGTTGGAAGAGGTTTTGGTCAAAACCGAAAAGCAAACCCGCGTCCAGGAAACCAAGCCGATTACAATCGCCAGTGTGGAGATCAAGAATGTGGTAAGCCAGAACTTGCTGATCACCGATGTGATCGATAGGCTTTCCGGCGTGCGTATCCGGCGGTCGAGCTCGCTGGGCGAACCTTCCGATATCTCGATTAATGGACTCAGGGGCAATGCAGTACGACTGTATATCGATGGCCTGCCGATGGAATTCATCTATCCTAATTTCGACATTTCTACTTTGCCGATCGGCAACCTGAAACGCATAGACGTGTACAAAGGCGTACTTCCGGTGGACGTTGGGACGGATGCGCTGGGCGGCGGGATTAACCTGGTGACCGAGCAGAAATCGTATAACTCGCTACGGGCGTCGTACAATGTCGGGTCTTACAACACGCACCTGGGCGATTTTACCCTGGGGCTGGCCAACAAAAACAATTATTTCCTGAATGTAACCAGCGCGGTTAATTATTCGGATAACAGCTACGGCATGGACGCGCCAATTTTTGAAAACGGTAATAAAATCGCCCACGTCAAGCGCTTCCACGATCAGTACAAGATCTTTTTCGGCGGTGTGACGGTGGGCACCCACAGCAAGGCCTGGACGGATGAGCTGAAATTGTCCGTGAATGTTTCCGGCGGCAGCAAGCAGCTGCAAAATGGCGCGCGGGTGAGCTCCACCGCATTCGGTGAGGTGAATTATAAAGCTGAGAACCTAACGGCGCTTTTGAGCTACCAAAAATCATTCTGGAAGGAACGTGCGGTATTTTCGACGGCTGCCAATTACAGCAGCCAGACATTGAATTATGTCGATACGACCAAGAATGTGTACAGTTGGAGTGGCAAAATCATCGGCAGAAAGCAGAACGCAGGCGAGTATTACGAGGCAAACACCGATACCTACATTCACGGCTGGATCAACCGCACCAGCCTGACATTCAAGCTCGGTCCGAACCACCGGTTGTTGTTTTCGAATTTATATGCCAAACAAAAATTGACGGGCGTCGACAATCTGGAAGAAGATCCGGCCGGAGATTACCTGCGCATTCCGCAATATCTCACCAAAAATGTCGCTGGCGCCCAGTACGAGGGTGTTTTCTGGAATAAGCTCAACTTTTCGGCCGCATTAAAAAGGTTCGACTACATCCTTGATGGCGCAGAGAATAACACATTCGAGTTGATCAAAAAGAAGGGCGGCATGTGGGGCTACAATGCAGCTCTCAAATACGACATCTCCGAAGGCGTTTTCGCCCGGGCTTCATTTGAAAAAGGGTACCTCGTTCCGCTGTTTGCGCAATTTGTAGGTAATGGCGCCGACATTGTCAGGAATACCGATCTGCTGCTGGAAAGCAGCGATAACCTGAATTTGGGCGTCGCCTTCACCCGCACATTGAGCAGCCATTTCGATCTTTCCTCCATTATCAACGGCTTCTACCGCAAGCAGCACGACATTATTTTCATCGGAAATGGCGTCATCAAACGATATGATAATGCCGATGCGGTGCGGACACTGGGCGTAGAAGGCGACGTGGCGCTGACATTCAGGAAGGCGTTCAGCCTGAAAACCAATGTGACTTTCCTGCGGAAGACCTTTACTAAAATGAAGCTGGCCGAAAGCCAGTTCCTGCTCGGTACCGCTTTTCCGAACAATCCGAATTTCTACGGTAATTCGGAGCTGTCGTGGCAGAAAGGGAACCTGCTGAAAACCAGCGACCGTTTCCGCGCCTACCTTTTTTATAACTACATCGCGCCTTTCAACCACATTACGGTGGGAAAAGGGAACAGCATTGAAAATACGCCCGAGGCCTACGTTCCAGTGCAGCACAGGCTGGACGCGGGTTTCTCCTACAAATTCCCTCAAAACCGGCTCACGGCTTCGCTGAATGTGATCAATGTTTTCAATGCAAAACTTTTTGACAACTACCTGGTGCCCAGGGCAGGGACAAATTTCAACGTGAAACTGATCTACGAGATTTCGAACTTTTAA
- a CDS encoding serine hydrolase, with the protein MNLNWKRPQTGLNFSLALPMKNAPGAMWAYTSCASMILSGIIEKTSGMSVMRFAKEYLFSKLDITNYKWTIDPSGHGMTAGSFYIRSADMLKVGQMVLNRGEFRGKRIVSREWIRESTHAEILIPDGSFVKSSRSTAATPQPAYYGYQWYNEVIKTKTGSYNMVFASGNGGQYIIIIEQLQLVAVFTQGNCGSRVAKQTFDILARFILP; encoded by the coding sequence GTGAATCTGAACTGGAAAAGGCCTCAGACTGGGTTAAATTTCTCGCTTGCGCTTCCTATGAAAAATGCGCCGGGTGCCATGTGGGCTTATACGTCCTGCGCCTCGATGATTCTCAGTGGTATCATCGAGAAAACCAGTGGCATGTCGGTCATGCGTTTTGCTAAGGAATATCTGTTTTCGAAGCTGGACATCACAAATTATAAATGGACGATCGATCCGAGCGGGCATGGTATGACTGCTGGATCTTTTTATATCAGGTCTGCGGATATGCTCAAAGTCGGGCAGATGGTACTTAACAGGGGCGAGTTCCGTGGAAAACGGATTGTCTCCCGCGAGTGGATAAGGGAGTCGACTCACGCGGAAATACTGATTCCCGACGGCTCTTTTGTGAAAAGCAGCCGCTCGACTGCTGCCACGCCACAGCCTGCCTACTATGGCTACCAATGGTACAATGAAGTAATAAAGACAAAAACGGGCAGCTATAATATGGTTTTCGCCTCAGGGAATGGCGGGCAGTACATCATCATTATCGAGCAATTGCAGCTCGTCGCAGTGTTCACGCAAGGTAACTGTGGCAGCCGAGTAGCCAAGCAAACCTTTGATATACTGGCCAGATTTATTTTGCCGTAG